One part of the Pseudoalteromonas ulvae UL12 genome encodes these proteins:
- a CDS encoding SAM-dependent methyltransferase, with the protein MEQTQQLALNSNISWFNNKCRKIVFELLNQLDNAAIEIHEGANCHVFGNTRANLKGQMHIHDVTCYIDFIKGGSIAAAEGYLAKKWTTPDLTSLVRVFARSQKQLDELEQKAGVVAKIKNALLNFKNANTQSGSKKNILAHYDLGNDLYTRFLDNSMMYSCAFYKHPDDSLAQAQTNKLAAICDKLDLQSDDHLIEIGTGWGGLAIYAATHYGCKVTTTTISDAQYEFAQQKVNDLGLSDKITLLKKDYRLLEGQYDKLVSIEMIEAVGHSFLPSFFSKCNSLLKDNGKMLIQAITIADQRYDQYRKSVDFIQKYIFPGGCLPSIAVMSEHIANQTNMMIDNIEDIGLHYARTLFDWRQQFDKNWEQIQPFGYDEQFKRLWHYYLCYCEGAFIERVISTHHIVARKPSYKDAHDETVLSY; encoded by the coding sequence ATGGAACAAACACAACAACTTGCACTCAATAGCAACATCAGCTGGTTTAATAACAAATGCCGTAAGATTGTATTTGAATTACTCAATCAGTTAGACAATGCGGCCATCGAAATCCATGAAGGGGCTAATTGCCATGTGTTTGGTAACACACGTGCCAACCTCAAAGGTCAAATGCATATCCACGATGTGACCTGTTATATCGACTTCATCAAAGGCGGCAGTATTGCAGCAGCCGAGGGCTACTTAGCTAAAAAATGGACCACTCCTGATTTAACGTCTTTGGTTCGGGTCTTTGCTCGTAGTCAGAAACAACTCGATGAACTCGAACAAAAAGCCGGCGTTGTCGCGAAAATAAAAAATGCGCTGTTGAACTTTAAAAACGCCAACACCCAAAGCGGTTCAAAAAAGAACATTTTAGCGCATTATGATCTTGGCAATGACTTATATACCCGCTTCCTTGATAACTCGATGATGTATTCGTGTGCGTTTTATAAACACCCCGATGATTCATTAGCCCAAGCACAAACAAATAAATTAGCTGCAATCTGTGACAAGCTAGATTTGCAATCAGACGATCATTTAATTGAAATTGGCACTGGCTGGGGAGGCCTCGCCATTTATGCAGCGACCCATTATGGCTGCAAAGTGACCACGACGACGATTTCTGATGCTCAATATGAGTTCGCACAACAAAAAGTTAATGACCTTGGATTAAGTGACAAAATTACCTTGCTTAAAAAAGATTATCGTTTACTGGAAGGTCAGTATGACAAATTAGTCTCAATTGAAATGATTGAAGCGGTTGGCCATTCATTTTTACCGAGTTTTTTCAGTAAGTGTAATTCTCTTCTAAAAGATAACGGAAAAATGCTGATTCAAGCAATCACCATCGCAGATCAACGTTATGATCAATACCGTAAAAGCGTCGACTTTATTCAAAAGTATATTTTTCCAGGCGGATGTTTACCTTCCATTGCGGTGATGAGTGAGCATATTGCTAATCAAACAAATATGATGATCGACAATATCGAGGATATTGGCCTACATTACGCGCGCACCTTATTTGATTGGCGCCAACAGTTCGATAAAAACTGGGAACAAATCCAGCCATTTGGCTATGACGAGCAGTTTAAACGTTTATGGCACTATTACCTATGTTACTGCGAAGGTGCCTTTATTGAGCGGGTCATTAGTACTCATCATATTGTTGCACGCAAACCTAGTTATAAAGACGCTCACGATGAAACCGTTCTTAGTTATTAA
- a CDS encoding DUF1365 domain-containing protein: MILNSGVYKGPIRHRRFSPTAHQFSYQLSMFVIDLDELPTLSDAHPLFGTCWYHPIRFREKDYLKNEPGQLKQRIVNKVTQLGGQWDGHKVVMIAQCRSLGLYFSPINLFYCYDIDGSCTWMLAEVSNTPWNQRHYYLVSINSDKLTDKTFHVSPFMAMQMKYKWVVSLPTSRLNVHIENHPDDETHAKVFDATMALTKQPFDCLASVRTWLSLPFMTLKVVSGIYWQALKLFLKRVPFVPYQHR, encoded by the coding sequence ATGATCTTGAACAGTGGTGTGTACAAAGGGCCAATCCGCCACAGGCGCTTTAGCCCAACAGCACACCAATTTAGCTATCAATTATCTATGTTTGTTATTGACTTAGATGAATTGCCCACTTTAAGTGACGCTCACCCATTATTTGGCACTTGTTGGTATCACCCGATTCGTTTTAGAGAAAAAGATTATCTTAAAAATGAACCTGGACAGTTAAAGCAACGTATAGTTAACAAAGTAACTCAATTGGGTGGTCAATGGGATGGGCATAAAGTGGTAATGATTGCACAGTGCCGTAGCCTTGGTCTTTATTTCAGCCCAATAAACTTATTTTATTGTTATGACATTGATGGTTCATGTACTTGGATGCTAGCAGAAGTCAGCAATACACCTTGGAATCAACGTCACTATTATTTGGTTAGCATTAACAGCGATAAGTTAACTGACAAAACATTCCATGTATCGCCATTTATGGCAATGCAAATGAAATACAAGTGGGTGGTGAGTTTACCGACAAGCCGGTTAAACGTTCATATTGAAAATCACCCAGATGATGAAACACACGCAAAAGTATTTGATGCGACGATGGCCTTAACCAAGCAACCATTTGATTGTTTAGCATCGGTACGAACTTGGCTTAGTTTGCCTTTCATGACACTCAAGGTGGTGAGCGGTATTTATTGGCAAGCACTCAAGTTATTTTTAAAACGTGTGCCTTTTGTCCCTTATCAACATCGTTGA
- a CDS encoding NAD(P)/FAD-dependent oxidoreductase, which translates to MKNIAIIGSGISGLTSAYLLSKEHQVTVFEKNDYIGGHTATKDIELEGKQYAIDTGFIVCNDRTYPNFLKLLSQLDVPLQPTEMSFSVMNSVNGLEYNGNNLNSLFAQRRNVLRPQFWSLINEILKFNKQCKSLYASNDIAPQLTLGDFLTQHQFSDYFCQNYILPMGAAIWSTSLVEMKAFQLRFFVQFFYNHGLLNVNDRPQWYVIPGGSREYISPLIRRFKDNIELNSQLNSVTREKDGIRLAFKDGSLRQFDEVVFACHSDEALALLADATEVEKSVLGDIPYSKNTVTLHTDTSLLPVRKLAWASWNYQINEHLNRPACVTYNMNILQGLTADHTFCVTLNQSEEIDPSKVLGEFIYHHPVFNHQSLSAQQRRAEICGRNHTHFTGAYWHNGFHEDGVRSAVEMAERFGIAL; encoded by the coding sequence ATGAAAAATATCGCCATCATCGGCAGCGGAATATCAGGCTTAACCAGCGCTTACCTTTTAAGCAAAGAGCACCAGGTAACCGTTTTCGAAAAAAATGACTATATCGGTGGTCATACTGCCACAAAAGACATCGAGTTAGAGGGCAAACAGTACGCAATTGACACTGGCTTTATTGTTTGTAACGACCGCACTTATCCGAATTTTTTAAAGCTTTTAAGTCAACTTGACGTGCCGTTACAGCCTACTGAAATGAGCTTTAGTGTCATGAACTCAGTCAATGGACTCGAATACAACGGCAACAATCTCAACAGCTTATTCGCTCAACGTCGAAATGTGTTGCGCCCGCAATTTTGGTCACTGATTAATGAAATTCTGAAATTTAACAAACAATGTAAGTCTTTATACGCCAGTAATGACATTGCCCCCCAACTCACTCTTGGCGACTTTTTGACACAACACCAATTTAGCGATTATTTTTGTCAAAATTATATTTTACCGATGGGCGCTGCTATTTGGTCAACCAGCTTAGTTGAAATGAAAGCCTTTCAACTCAGGTTTTTCGTCCAGTTTTTTTATAATCATGGCTTATTAAATGTCAATGATAGACCGCAGTGGTATGTGATACCGGGTGGCTCTCGAGAATATATTTCGCCATTGATTCGACGTTTTAAAGATAACATTGAGTTAAATAGCCAGCTTAACAGTGTTACTCGGGAAAAAGACGGCATCAGGTTAGCATTTAAAGACGGCTCATTACGCCAATTCGACGAAGTGGTGTTTGCTTGTCATTCTGACGAAGCTCTCGCGCTGTTAGCTGATGCGACAGAGGTTGAAAAAAGTGTGTTAGGCGATATTCCTTACAGTAAAAATACCGTTACACTTCACACCGATACAAGCTTATTACCTGTTCGCAAACTCGCATGGGCAAGTTGGAATTATCAGATTAATGAGCATCTTAATCGCCCAGCTTGTGTGACTTATAACATGAATATTTTACAAGGCCTGACTGCTGATCACACATTTTGTGTCACCCTTAATCAATCAGAAGAAATAGACCCGAGTAAAGTCCTCGGTGAATTTATTTACCACCACCCTGTATTTAATCATCAAAGCCTGAGCGCTCAACAGCGCCGTGCTGAAATATGCGGCAGGAATCACACTCATTTTACGGGTGCATATTGGCATAACGGTTTTCATGAAGATGGCGTTCGCAGTGCTGTCGAAATGGCCGAACGATTTGGTATCGCGCTATGA
- a CDS encoding SDR family NAD(P)-dependent oxidoreductase has product MKTVLITGASSGIGQALCVEYASLGYQVFGGGRNQERLEALAQSYPNVVPLICDLTDLAKIQSASQELPALDLLILNAGNCEYIDDPINFDAQLFNRVIQANLISVANSLSVWLKLVKQGGTVAFNSSSATFLPLPRAEAYGASKAAVSYLANTLRIDLKSKGIHVSLIHPGFVETPLTEKNTFPMPSIVTAEQAAVIIRRGLDKNKNEINFPRAFIFIMKLMAHLPNVVWQKIALRMI; this is encoded by the coding sequence ATGAAAACTGTGCTCATTACAGGCGCCTCATCTGGTATTGGCCAAGCCTTGTGTGTCGAATACGCATCACTCGGTTATCAAGTCTTTGGAGGTGGTCGAAATCAAGAGCGTTTAGAGGCATTGGCGCAGTCATACCCAAATGTTGTGCCCTTGATTTGTGATTTAACCGATTTAGCAAAGATTCAATCTGCGTCTCAAGAGTTACCAGCGCTAGATTTATTGATTTTAAATGCCGGGAATTGCGAATACATCGATGATCCAATTAATTTTGATGCCCAATTATTTAACCGCGTGATCCAAGCAAACCTTATTTCTGTCGCAAACAGCCTAAGTGTGTGGCTTAAATTAGTTAAACAAGGTGGCACTGTGGCGTTTAATAGCTCAAGTGCGACTTTTTTACCGCTTCCCCGTGCTGAAGCCTACGGCGCATCAAAGGCCGCGGTCAGTTATTTAGCCAACACATTGCGCATCGATTTAAAAAGCAAAGGGATTCATGTGTCCCTTATCCATCCTGGATTTGTTGAAACGCCGTTAACTGAAAAAAACACTTTCCCGATGCCGAGTATCGTCACGGCCGAACAAGCTGCAGTGATAATCCGAAGAGGGCTGGATAAAAACAAAAACGAAATTAATTTTCCCCGCGCATTTATTTTTATAATGAAGCTGATGGCTCATTTACCTAATGTCGTGTGGCAAAAAATTGCATTAAGGATGATTTGA
- a CDS encoding nuclear transport factor 2 family protein — protein sequence MGQTTSITLEATDNSSWLDEFVDVYQRLNKDNLALLTRIYHFNVVFEDPLHRVTGRSALTEYFEHMYANVTSIEFDITDRFVSGNKAALYWTMTYQHSRLNGGCPIRVLGHSRLEMMDKKVIAHRDYFDLGQLLYEHIPLYGTTVRWLKKKASQ from the coding sequence ATGGGACAAACCACATCAATTACACTTGAAGCTACCGATAATTCATCATGGTTAGATGAATTTGTCGATGTTTATCAACGCTTAAATAAAGATAACCTTGCCCTACTGACCCGTATTTATCATTTTAATGTTGTATTTGAAGATCCTTTGCATCGTGTTACTGGTCGCAGTGCTTTAACTGAATATTTCGAACACATGTATGCCAATGTTACCAGCATTGAATTTGATATTACCGACCGATTTGTGTCAGGCAATAAAGCGGCTCTGTATTGGACTATGACTTATCAACATAGCCGATTAAATGGAGGTTGCCCAATACGTGTATTAGGTCATTCTCGATTAGAAATGATGGACAAAAAAGTCATCGCCCATCGGGATTACTTTGATTTGGGGCAGTTGTTGTATGAGCACATCCCTTTATATGGCACGACTGTGCGCTGGTTGAAAAAGAAGGCATCCCAATGA